The nucleotide sequence CCCCATGTAAGGGTTGTCGTCCGGTTGACCTATTCTGTAGCGGCTTCTTTGCCAGGGCCAACTAAAGTCCTCATTGTTGAAAAGCAGGTAGGAATCGCCTGCAAAAGGCGCGATGTACAGAGCCGATAAACTGAAGCGCAAATTTCTTTTCGGCGCAAAACCCACACTCAGAACAGGTGCAGCAAAAAAGTTTTCCGTGAGGTATGCCATGGACGTATTTTTAAAACCTATCTCCTGATTGAGCACCGGATACTGAGCCGCCGCGCCAATATCGGCCAGTTCTGCGTTAAAGGTCTCCACGCCTAACGTAGCTGCCAATTTCACAGACCACTTTGCCGCAAAACCAATGCTTTGGGTGAGCTGAAGCCCGAGGGACTGCTGGCTGTACATTTTGCTGAACAAACCCCCACTGTTCCATATCACCGAAAACCTGCCGTTGAGGCGGTAGTTCAACTGGTAAACCATGCCGTGCACAAAACCTGTTTGGGCGGGCAAAGTTCCCGACAACTCTTCAGGCCAGTCGGGGTCACGACCGCTGTAGTGCCGCTCCTCGCGCGTATAGTACATGCCGAAATAACCCACCTCTGATGAAATTCTACTCAGCACCCGCTCCAATGGCGTTGTAAGCCGGGCTCCCTGCACCATCCCCAGGGTGTCGCCCGCAGCGGTGCGGTTATTCAGAATCACCAGGTCTGTAAGGCGCTCGTTGAAACCCACCCTGTCCATGTGACTGATGGGCTCGTCAGTAATTTCAAAATCGTTGATGGCATAGGTGTTCTCCAGAAAAAAACGCCCGCCCCGCACCCCCGAGCTAAAGGCCGTGTTGTAGTGAATGTATTTGAGGCGGTACAGCCCGTCGAATTTAGCGTAGCCCGTTTGAAAAGTCAGGTAACTTCTTCGCGAACCAAAAGAAAGACCCTGTCCGAAAGAGTCAAAAGCTCCGCGTTGCACCTCCACATCCACTTCATAGATGGCCGTATCGGTCATGTTGATGTAGATAACACCCTTGAGATCGTTGCCCGTAAAGCGAATGGGCTGAATAGGATGCCCGTCGAAAGTTTGCATGTCAAGACTCTCAAAGGAATAATCCATCAGCCTTCTTTCATTGAGCGGCCCTCGTCTGAGCTGCACCACATCGAAGCGATGCACGTTAAACGCTCCCGCGGAGATACGCAGGTTGCTGTGCACAAAGTCGGGGAAAGTGTCAACCGTACCTTCGAGCACTGCCACGTTACCGTAATCACTTCTCCGGTGGTATCCACGCTTGTCGGCCAAGGTAATAGCTCTTGCTTCGTAAAGCGGACGGACATGGAGCGTATCGCCAAAGCCTCGTTCTACCACCTCTCCTATCAGGCGCTCATTGTGCGTCGGGTGGTTTATCGGAATCCGTGCAATTAGTCGCCGGAGCAGGTTGCGCTCATAATCCTCGGGCGTAACC is from Cryomorphaceae bacterium and encodes:
- a CDS encoding carboxypeptidase-like regulatory domain-containing protein, with protein sequence MRAFPLLPSHYTCLLHLYLWESCFTFGSMSSHKPAFPNLRFRPKKMSPGLKRMGACLFMFMLLSTVSSLSFGQNAYTGVILDAESRQPVPYAHAVLATAPGRGTITNASGRFFFRRKASMPNPVEMRFSSMGYTSATFPVYAGKTDTFLLAPAAHGLAEVVVTPEDYERNLLRRLIARIPINHPTHNERLIGEVVERGFGDTLHVRPLYEARAITLADKRGYHRRSDYGNVAVLEGTVDTFPDFVHSNLRISAGAFNVHRFDVVQLRRGPLNERRLMDYSFESLDMQTFDGHPIQPIRFTGNDLKGVIYINMTDTAIYEVDVEVQRGAFDSFGQGLSFGSRRSYLTFQTGYAKFDGLYRLKYIHYNTAFSSGVRGGRFFLENTYAINDFEITDEPISHMDRVGFNERLTDLVILNNRTAAGDTLGMVQGARLTTPLERVLSRISSEVGYFGMYYTREERHYSGRDPDWPEELSGTLPAQTGFVHGMVYQLNYRLNGRFSVIWNSGGLFSKMYSQQSLGLQLTQSIGFAAKWSVKLAATLGVETFNAELADIGAAAQYPVLNQEIGFKNTSMAYLTENFFAAPVLSVGFAPKRNLRFSLSALYIAPFAGDSYLLFNNEDFSWPWQRSRYRIGQPDDNPYMGRLQFQLRMAFGSL